From Thermogladius calderae 1633, a single genomic window includes:
- a CDS encoding FAD binding domain-containing protein — protein MFYKLPSFEYYRAGSVEEAVELASKLGDYKFLAGGTDLLVDLKIGRYRPRAVIDLGGLRELRYVVDEGSKVRIGALTTLEEILRSDVVKEKLPLLHQAVYNMASWQIRSVATIGGNIANASPAADTAPPLLVHDAVVKLRSPGGSRSINLGEFVLGPRKTAMETGEMIAEFEVPVVEGLSEYWAYRKFGRRSAFTLSVVGLALGVEVRPGGELRFRVALNSVAPRPVRAVTVEAYLNEKGLSDESIETASRLVQQDISPITDVRATAEYRRHLASTLLKDALREVAGKLRR, from the coding sequence ATGTTCTACAAGTTGCCCTCCTTCGAGTACTACAGGGCTGGGAGCGTCGAGGAGGCTGTAGAGCTAGCTAGCAAGCTGGGCGACTACAAGTTTCTGGCTGGGGGTACAGACCTGCTAGTAGACCTGAAAATAGGGCGCTACAGGCCGAGGGCGGTCATCGACCTGGGCGGCTTGAGGGAGCTCAGGTACGTAGTCGACGAGGGCTCCAAGGTAAGGATCGGCGCCTTGACGACCCTGGAGGAGATTCTGAGGTCCGACGTGGTCAAGGAGAAGCTACCACTACTCCACCAAGCCGTGTACAACATGGCTAGCTGGCAGATCAGGAGCGTCGCCACGATCGGCGGGAACATAGCGAACGCCTCGCCCGCCGCGGACACAGCCCCGCCCCTGCTCGTCCACGACGCTGTCGTGAAGCTGAGGAGTCCCGGCGGGTCGAGGTCTATTAACCTAGGGGAGTTCGTGCTAGGCCCGCGTAAAACAGCAATGGAGACCGGTGAGATGATCGCCGAGTTCGAGGTCCCAGTGGTAGAGGGGCTCAGCGAGTACTGGGCCTACAGGAAGTTCGGCCGGAGAAGCGCCTTCACGCTCTCTGTAGTAGGGCTGGCTCTAGGGGTCGAGGTCAGACCAGGGGGAGAGCTGAGGTTCAGGGTGGCCTTGAACTCCGTGGCGCCGAGGCCTGTAAGGGCTGTGACTGTAGAGGCGTACTTGAACGAGAAGGGGTTGAGCGACGAGTCCATTGAAACGGCCTCGAGGCTAGTCCAGCAGGACATATCGCCGATCACGGACGTAAGGGCCACGGCGGAGTACAGGAGGCACCTCGCCTCCACTCTACTCAAGGACGCCTTGAGGGAGGTCGCAGGGAAGCTCAGGAGGTGA
- a CDS encoding xanthine dehydrogenase family protein molybdopterin-binding subunit yields the protein MSLEDPYSILEKYLSAESYFVVGREFTRVDALEKALGRALFTEDYFVKYVYGNALFVKQVLSPHPHARIKGLHLKEALDVSGVRAVVTHRDIPGVNQVGYALPDQPLLAEGKVRYVGEVVALVAAESWERAVEASQLVRVDYEPLPYVLDPLEAMSRSDVLVHEEAGSNIAFRTKVRKGDVERGFSEAEVVVENEYRTHHQDHAYLETEAALAIPDSEGRVTIIGAAQHPHLARDITARVLGLPASRVKVVVPYLGGGFGGKDDEGPLTVAKAALVAYLTGRPAFIVYSREESIKVHPKREATIIRYKSGANREGKLTAIDVTIIHDTGAYANRAPFILWRATMHASGPYEVPNARVDGYAVYTNKVYQGSFRGFGNPSVQFAVERQMDLLAEKLGLDPVEFRLKNILRPGSRTLTNQVLDHSVGVGEALEKVSAKSGWSQKRREYSEYNKKDGRWRRGIGVGVAWHGISTSRGVPDWSNAVVKVEKDGSVTVYTGIVEMGQGSPTSSHVQIVSELLGVPPENVRVVFGTTEAPDTGATHASRGTGIGGIGVEVAAGRIRERLARLAGDVLGVEPDKLVFRDGRVYQRDNPERYVRWVDLVREAYAKGVELSATGYFFLPKGKFDDTVGQGFAYPAFSYIVVVSEVEVDTETGVVRVLRVWPALASGRIISPVQVEGQVEGAVVQGIGYTLYEQLVFDEKGSILNADFTDYVIPTVMEVPEVEKPIYVEDVYKYGAMGAKGVGEMALIPIPASIANAVSHALGVNVTRLPITPEYVLELTGSLKR from the coding sequence TTGTCCCTGGAGGACCCATACTCTATACTCGAGAAGTACCTGTCAGCAGAGTCGTACTTCGTAGTGGGCAGAGAGTTCACGAGGGTCGACGCGCTGGAGAAAGCCCTGGGGAGAGCCCTGTTCACAGAGGACTACTTCGTGAAGTACGTGTACGGGAACGCGCTTTTCGTAAAGCAGGTGTTGAGCCCGCACCCACACGCGAGGATCAAGGGGCTCCACTTAAAGGAGGCGCTCGACGTCAGCGGGGTCAGGGCCGTAGTAACGCACAGGGACATACCGGGCGTCAACCAGGTCGGCTACGCTCTTCCCGACCAGCCCCTGCTAGCGGAGGGGAAGGTCAGGTACGTCGGCGAGGTCGTGGCCCTCGTCGCTGCCGAGTCTTGGGAGAGGGCTGTGGAGGCGTCGCAGCTCGTCAGAGTCGACTACGAGCCTCTGCCCTACGTCCTCGACCCGCTTGAGGCCATGTCGAGGAGCGACGTGCTAGTACACGAGGAGGCCGGGTCGAACATCGCGTTCAGGACAAAGGTGAGGAAGGGCGACGTCGAGAGAGGGTTTAGCGAGGCCGAGGTCGTCGTAGAGAACGAGTACAGGACCCACCACCAAGACCACGCCTACCTGGAGACAGAGGCCGCACTAGCGATCCCGGACTCGGAGGGGAGGGTGACGATAATAGGCGCGGCGCAGCACCCCCACCTCGCCAGGGATATCACTGCGAGAGTCCTAGGCCTGCCAGCCAGTAGGGTTAAGGTAGTTGTCCCCTACCTGGGCGGCGGGTTCGGCGGGAAGGACGACGAGGGGCCTCTCACGGTCGCGAAGGCCGCTCTAGTGGCCTACCTCACGGGGAGGCCGGCCTTCATCGTCTATTCGAGAGAGGAGTCGATCAAGGTCCACCCGAAGAGGGAGGCTACCATAATACGGTACAAGAGCGGCGCGAACAGGGAAGGTAAGCTGACGGCGATCGACGTGACGATCATACACGACACCGGCGCGTACGCTAACAGGGCGCCTTTCATACTGTGGAGGGCCACGATGCATGCCTCTGGTCCCTACGAGGTGCCTAACGCGAGAGTGGACGGCTACGCCGTCTACACGAACAAGGTGTACCAGGGGTCCTTCAGGGGCTTCGGCAACCCCAGTGTACAGTTCGCGGTCGAGAGGCAGATGGACCTGCTAGCCGAGAAGCTGGGGCTAGACCCGGTGGAGTTCAGGCTGAAGAACATCCTCAGGCCCGGCTCCAGGACTCTCACAAACCAGGTGCTAGACCACTCGGTCGGCGTGGGAGAGGCGCTGGAGAAGGTCTCCGCGAAGTCCGGGTGGTCCCAGAAGAGGAGGGAGTACAGCGAGTACAACAAGAAGGACGGCAGGTGGAGGAGAGGTATAGGCGTGGGCGTGGCCTGGCACGGCATAAGCACTTCGAGGGGCGTCCCCGACTGGTCCAACGCCGTGGTGAAGGTGGAGAAGGACGGATCCGTCACGGTGTACACGGGGATAGTCGAGATGGGCCAGGGGAGCCCGACCAGCTCGCACGTCCAGATAGTCTCAGAGCTACTGGGCGTCCCACCCGAGAACGTCAGGGTCGTCTTCGGCACCACCGAGGCCCCGGACACGGGGGCTACACACGCCTCGAGGGGGACCGGGATTGGCGGTATAGGTGTCGAGGTCGCGGCGGGGAGGATAAGGGAGAGGCTCGCCAGGCTCGCCGGCGACGTACTCGGGGTAGAGCCCGACAAGCTCGTCTTCAGGGACGGGAGGGTCTACCAGAGGGACAACCCGGAGAGGTACGTGAGGTGGGTGGACCTCGTGAGGGAGGCCTACGCCAAGGGCGTAGAGCTCTCTGCTACCGGCTACTTCTTCCTACCCAAGGGCAAGTTCGACGACACGGTTGGGCAGGGCTTCGCCTACCCGGCTTTCAGCTACATCGTGGTGGTGAGCGAGGTGGAGGTGGACACGGAGACAGGAGTCGTCAGGGTCTTGAGGGTGTGGCCGGCACTCGCCTCCGGTAGGATCATAAGCCCGGTCCAGGTCGAGGGGCAGGTCGAGGGTGCTGTCGTGCAGGGTATAGGCTACACTCTCTACGAGCAGCTCGTCTTCGACGAGAAGGGCTCAATACTAAACGCGGACTTCACGGACTACGTTATACCCACGGTCATGGAGGTGCCGGAGGTCGAGAAGCCGATCTACGTGGAGGACGTCTACAAGTACGGTGCTATGGGTGCTAAGGGGGTGGGCGAGATGGCGCTCATACCGATCCCGGCGTCTATCGCCAACGCTGTCTCCCACGCGCTCGGCGTCAACGTGACCAGGCTTCCCATCACCCCGGAGTACGTCCTGGAGCTGACAGGCTCTCTGAAGAGGTGA
- a CDS encoding SufD family Fe-S cluster assembly protein: protein MKGLLQVVGDSPTIKHYINPYEYARLVEEASRADGIGGPVVRVEGARVTESPIRGEPTGECSSVYCLLHEKYESGRYDIELGGAPGKAVVNVDSSNLFSAVGLNLVASGSGLYVLELNLNSKGSLSLSLTLDAGPGSRLLLRVKAGEGPASYLRLVSRQGCCASERAQLVESTRVLKVEELVSVDSSTLNEKTVVLALGRSVVDLDIYGLARGVGPALHVRQLLVSLDESTAVARGTLVAEEGSKEGSLVYGIEALQLGGLAFMQPRLEVKTNNVAEARHYARNVKLSTEQLFYLASRGLDLREASMLFVRGLVKEGLNDAALSNTLVEEVLRRVAPHLEA from the coding sequence TTGAAGGGCCTGCTCCAGGTTGTAGGCGACTCCCCGACAATAAAACACTACATCAACCCCTACGAGTACGCTAGGCTGGTCGAGGAGGCTTCTAGAGCGGACGGTATCGGCGGGCCCGTTGTCCGCGTGGAAGGCGCTAGGGTCACAGAGTCTCCAATACGAGGCGAACCCACGGGTGAGTGTAGTAGTGTCTACTGTCTACTCCACGAGAAGTACGAGTCGGGCCGGTACGATATAGAACTCGGAGGTGCACCGGGCAAGGCTGTGGTAAACGTAGACTCCAGTAACCTGTTCTCGGCGGTAGGACTCAACCTGGTAGCCAGTGGTAGCGGGCTGTACGTGTTGGAGTTGAACCTCAACTCGAAGGGGTCTCTCAGCCTGTCTCTGACACTAGACGCTGGGCCAGGGTCTAGACTCCTGCTGAGAGTTAAGGCCGGGGAAGGTCCGGCGAGCTATCTCCGGTTAGTCTCTAGACAAGGCTGTTGCGCGAGCGAGAGAGCCCAGTTGGTCGAGTCCACCCGCGTCCTGAAAGTCGAAGAGCTCGTCTCAGTAGACTCGTCGACGCTCAACGAGAAGACTGTTGTTTTGGCTCTAGGGAGGAGCGTCGTAGACCTCGACATCTATGGGCTCGCGAGAGGCGTTGGCCCGGCTCTCCACGTGAGGCAACTGCTCGTAAGCCTAGACGAGTCCACGGCTGTGGCCAGGGGCACTCTCGTAGCCGAAGAGGGATCCAAGGAGGGCTCGCTCGTCTACGGTATCGAGGCCCTCCAACTCGGGGGCTTAGCCTTCATGCAGCCGAGGCTAGAGGTAAAGACGAACAACGTCGCGGAGGCCAGGCACTACGCCAGGAACGTCAAGTTGAGTACCGAGCAGCTCTTTTACCTGGCCTCGCGTGGGCTCGACCTACGGGAGGCAAGTATGCTGTTTGTGAGAGGGCTAGTGAAGGAGGGGCTCAACGACGCCGCGCTCTCAAACACTCTGGTGGAGGAAGTGTTGAGACGCGTTGCCCCACACCTCGAGGCTTAG
- the sufB gene encoding Fe-S cluster assembly protein SufB has translation MGFDIRVFELEELTGVEYRSRVEITGRVSRGLVEEISRSKKEPEWMRRLRLRALDYFEKAPVPQWLPYIQRIDLDEITTLYTKPDVEVASDWSDLPEDVRRIYERLGLPETYAKYLAGLTTVLDSESVFVGMKDFLRRLGVVMVPMEEAVQKYPDLVKKYFSRVFPYTDHKFAALHYALWSGGVFVYVPKGVRVPYPVEAFFFLGKEMEGQFEHSLIVADEGSELVFIEGCSAPRLRRESFHDGMVEIYAHPSSRVSFVTVQNWSRNVINFNNKRAVAEENAFVEWVEGSIGSKITVTYPSTVLRGEGAKTVSTLLSISNGGYIKDTGSKVIHAAPRTSSRVLSKSIVANGGLSVYRGLTQVNKGAVGSFSHVECESLILDEKSGSYTYPIVHLLERDADVGHEASTLRLSEDQVFYLMSRGLRRNEAVSLVVNGFVRDVLRKLPFEFASMLKRVVELEFEEYGGVG, from the coding sequence ATGGGCTTTGACATCCGGGTTTTTGAGCTAGAAGAGCTCACGGGCGTCGAGTACAGGAGTAGAGTGGAGATAACTGGCAGGGTCAGCAGGGGCCTAGTAGAGGAGATCAGCAGGTCCAAGAAAGAGCCCGAGTGGATGAGGAGGCTCAGGCTCAGGGCACTAGATTATTTCGAGAAGGCCCCTGTACCGCAGTGGCTACCGTACATCCAGAGAATAGACCTCGACGAGATAACGACGCTCTACACGAAGCCGGACGTCGAGGTGGCGAGCGACTGGAGCGACCTCCCGGAGGACGTGAGGAGGATCTACGAGAGGCTGGGCCTACCCGAGACGTACGCCAAGTACCTAGCCGGGCTCACAACCGTACTCGACAGCGAGAGCGTCTTCGTGGGTATGAAGGACTTCCTGAGGAGGCTAGGCGTCGTAATGGTGCCGATGGAGGAAGCCGTCCAGAAGTACCCCGACCTGGTGAAGAAGTACTTCTCGAGGGTCTTCCCGTACACGGACCACAAGTTCGCCGCACTACACTACGCGTTGTGGAGCGGCGGCGTCTTCGTCTACGTGCCGAAGGGGGTGAGAGTCCCCTACCCGGTCGAGGCCTTCTTCTTCCTAGGGAAGGAGATGGAGGGGCAGTTCGAGCACTCGCTCATAGTAGCAGACGAGGGTAGCGAGCTGGTCTTCATAGAGGGCTGTAGCGCGCCCAGGCTTAGGAGGGAGAGCTTCCACGACGGCATGGTCGAGATATACGCCCACCCCTCATCAAGAGTCTCCTTCGTCACAGTCCAGAACTGGAGCAGGAACGTCATAAACTTCAACAACAAGAGGGCCGTCGCCGAGGAGAACGCCTTCGTGGAGTGGGTTGAGGGGAGCATCGGTAGCAAGATCACGGTGACCTACCCCTCCACCGTCCTCAGGGGCGAGGGAGCCAAGACCGTCTCGACCCTCCTCAGCATCAGCAACGGTGGCTACATAAAGGACACGGGCTCTAAGGTCATACACGCCGCTCCGAGGACCTCTAGCAGGGTGTTGTCGAAGAGTATCGTAGCAAACGGCGGTCTCAGCGTCTACAGAGGGCTCACTCAGGTCAACAAGGGGGCTGTAGGCTCGTTCAGCCACGTCGAGTGCGAGAGCCTGATACTCGACGAGAAGAGCGGGTCCTACACCTACCCGATCGTCCACCTGCTCGAGAGAGACGCCGACGTAGGCCACGAGGCCTCTACTCTCAGGCTGAGCGAGGACCAGGTGTTCTACTTGATGTCGAGGGGGTTGAGGAGGAACGAGGCCGTCTCTCTGGTAGTAAACGGCTTTGTCAGAGACGTACTCAGAAAGCTACCCTTCGAATTCGCCAGTATGCTGAAGAGAGTGGTCGAGCTGGAGTTCGAGGAGTACGGTGGTGTAGGTTGA